The window CATATATCTCAAGCATTTATACAGTTCATGGATTTGATTTACAAAGTAATTATTGACATTCACTTTGCCACCACATAATTCCAGATTTGATCATGCTACacaacactttgggcaagtggcttctactatagccttggtttGATCAATACTTTGAAAGTGTAATTTGAATGATGGGAACTATAGAGAACCCTTCATATAAGAATATGTTCATTTGCACCGGTCTAAAAACTTATGTTGCACCCCTCTATGTCTTGAACTCAGCAGTTCAACAAAtgcataatgataaaataaatacttgaagacagtgccccagcatggctgtagtcttaCAACTAAAACCAGTAAGAGAATATCACTATTTTGAAGATTAATAAAGTTAATAAATTAGGAAATAACAGAGATATTATTGATTATAGAATGTCATGTTTTActcattgtaaaaatatttccTCATCTAACTATATACAAGAAAAACCATATGCAGTGATTATACAAATGTATAGTATgagttttatagattttattttcttaggtgcatgaaattatatttattgttgtactttaaaaaaaatcaagtgcatgtatattatgtttTTTGCATTCAATCATGTTAGATGCATATACCATTAGAATTGCTATGTAAAGGTggtctcaaatttttttttttattgtttgaaaccaggaagaaaagcataaattcagATTGACATTAAACATGATTAAACCAAGAAAATTGTTAGTGGATACTAACTCTACAGTACAATGGATTAACAATCAAAGCAACCTGTCATGGCTCAGACTCAAAGAGCAGTGAGTTTGATGACTTAATGATTACTAGTGAATAGTTATATTGAGAACAGAATAAAGAACTGCTGTGAAATGTGAATTGATGGCAACCAGCTTTGATGCAAGAAGTCAGAACAAGGGTGATCAGAACTCACTTCAACTAAAATTACCAAACatgtaatatttgtctgttgtcAAAAAAATTCAGAAACCCAGCATAAGAGGTTTTGTTCTAGTATGTAATATGAATTTATCATGTTGTACATAATACATCATCCTTCTCAAAACAATAATTAAACCAAAAATAGTCTAAATATTTGAGTGTGATTTCTGATAATAGGAGGTACAGATAAACTATTGATCCAAAGAAAATATGTTCATATTAACATTAGTTTGAATTTTCAGGCAACTGTGCTAAACAtacaagaaatagtagccaaatctccctcatcacACCCTACTTTTAGAAAGGCGAGATATAATGAAGTCCTAAATATActgtctgaaaagaaaaaataggatGCTCACAGCCAGAACTCCTTTGATCATTGGTTTGTTCAGTTAGAGCTGACATAGGACTAGATAATAACCAGAAGTCTATCtagtagtaaaataaataaaccttCTGAGAATTAGGATGACCAATGGATGGAAAAGCATATCAGAtttgttaaaaaaacaaatatatgaagtaTTTGCCTCATCTCTGACACATCAGCAGTTTTAGCTCAATATTTTCAGTTTGCAATAGACAAACCAAAAACTGCTTTTCCATTATCAATGAATCTTCAACTAGTATTTGATCTGTATTGCCTCCTACTTCTCTAACATAGAATATAGTTAATAAAAGCAGTCTGAAGATACTtagcttttgtatatatgtataatgtcatCTTGTATCTTCACTgatctgatatatataaaataattatgatttaGACCAAGTAGCCACTGAAGTAAGAGTATATATTAGGATTAATAATTGTTAACAAGGCTCAAGGTTGATAATACTTTGGCTCATATTTTATTTAGAACTCATTTATTCTTCTGAGATGAATAAAACAATTACTTAGACCAATTAGAAAATAGAGACTGGATGTTAGATGCAGCAATTCAGAGGTTCATCAATGCACTTTCAATCATACTAGAACTAGCATCCTATTCACAAGTTAAAGTACCTTCAACAACTTAAAGCTAGAGAAACAAGTATATTATCTCTTGATCCAGATTATAAAACAAATGTTTAAATGAAGATGAAATAAATGGTTTTGATAAAAACAAATTGAgaacttaaatatttttatcttagTCTTTGTGTATAAGCAGAGTGAACGGTTTCTATATTTCTGTACACTTACGAAAGGAGATAAGTTTATCTATCTGATAATATACCAGAATTGAGCTTATCAGCTGTGATAGAGTTCAGTATAGATGTGTGAGAAAATGTTGGTGTTTGAGATGAAGACGACGTTACTATTTGTTGCTGATTAGAATGTTTGGAACTATTCTGATTTTGATCAGTCAGTAATATTTGAAAAAAGTCATTGTCTTGTGACTGAGATTTGATCATCTGCTTACCAACTTGAGCAGAATAATCCTGCTGAGCAAGTTGATTTGGTACTGAATCAGGCAGTTGAAAGTTACTCTCATTACAGGGAAGTTCACTGCTGGCAGTTTTCAGTAGTTGAAGTCCTTGGTTAGGTCGATAACTAAACTTTGCAGCCAGTTCCCATTTGTGTACATTACGTGTGTGTTGATTGCGTTTGTCAGAACGTGTGAATGCACGTTgacaatattcacacacatatggtttttcacctgtgtgtgtgcgaatatgtaTGTTCAGCTTATCTGAATCTGCAAATCCTTTGTTACAATATGCACATTTATAGGGTCGTTCACCAGTATGAGATCTCATATGAATAGTCCGTTTGTTGGATTTTGAAAATGTACGATCACAATAATCACATTTATAGGGTTTTAtacctatattaaaaaaaaaaagaaaaacaatttaaatCATCAACATAACCACAAATTTCTCTTCAATAAAATATTCTAATACAAATATTTGCTGCTTTTATAAAAGGAAATACAATGGGTTAAAATATCAGCCATGATAAATATACAAGGAAAGACTTTGATTCTTGATATGTAAttacaacacaaaagaaaatataatgcatAACATATATGAGAACAAAGACTGGTGGAGGTGTTTTCTATTGCTCTGTACTCTACACACCAACAACAAAGACTGGTAGATTTTTTTCTATTGCTGGTGTGTTAGATGATGAAGGACCTCAACAGGTGGGAAGATGCTGAGAACCTTATCCAGtacatgtcaacatggaaaaataaaagaaattgtgatGATGCATGTCTTAAATGGGTATTTTGATGCAGTTGTTTCAATTTCAATACACTGTTAGATCAAACCATTTaccaaatcccaaaatgaaaaAAGCATGCTTTTGTTAATTTATAAAGTAACTATCACAAAAGCCTTAAATAAgatattcaaagaaatatttctcaagaaatgccaatctctaactgtggaggtaATGTGTGGAAGGAgtggacccaggaagatatgggatgaagttGTGAAAAAAGATCTTCaggcattgggcctcacagacaggatgacaagagaccaagacttctggaagtttgctatgcttgagaagacacatcaagctaagtaaaatcctGATTGTGTTTGTATACAGGCATTCTCCtgcatccctcttcagctgagcaatcctaatcttgtgggttcatgggtgctggtaccatgtaaaaagcacttgtgctagtgctgcataaaagcacacaaTACATTctataatgtggttggcattaggaagggcatccagccatagaaaccatgccaaaactgatatGGATCCCAAGCAGCTCTTCAGCTGTCCagccctgccagcatggaagacatgttaaatgatgataatgatctctatatatatataagcagcaaaatgtctctgtgtgtgcgtatcctttatacaaatccacaatttttcagttagagggctcgcactttctatggttattcaaaaccgtccaagggtggtcgtgcacatctttacatttccccagtcaccccgcaaagccattaaaaaatcaatagaagtgactttttgtgaattttctatccaaaacccaatcaaaatgcccaaaacttgatatgccaattgaaagcttgctagctgtatgtgattggtttgAGATTTGGAtagtacatgcgtgtatgtgcgcacgcacgcagctgtatatgcatgcactagcactatgacccagcgttgccggatcatagtgctagttattatataaaatacattttatatgaaACATATTGCTTAGGTTATATAACATAAAATCTATACATTTTGACCAATTGGACTTAATGAAGCATAACAGTAGTCTTTTAACTGATTTCTACTTAGAAATATGACCAacataataatgctaataataatactgttaacTGCTGTACTTGTATTTATGTAATTGAAACTGCTCCTTTTATCACTCTTTCTAAGTGAAAACCCACACAAACTCTAAAAATGACTGATGAAATAACTAGcctgtgaaggagagagagaagaggaaagggAAAATTATTCACAGGTAGATATTTTGTTAAACAGGAAGCTGACACGAGGAAATGTAGTCCCATATATACATGCTagatcgtgtgtgtatgcgtgaacttagtaatggctgtgtggttaagaagtttacttcccaaccacttggttctggattcagttctactgtgcaacaccctgggcaagtgtcttttattacagactcaggttgatcaaagccttatgaatggacttggtagacacatgagtgtctttgtgtttgtttatatttccacTTCTCTAAAAATTGAAGTAGTGATGTTATTTCTCCAGTTAACAAATCATGCACTGGCTTTGTGCCTTTAAAGTCATGTGAAATAAGAGACCCCTTACTTGAGA of the Octopus sinensis linkage group LG1, ASM634580v1, whole genome shotgun sequence genome contains:
- the LOC115215918 gene encoding zinc finger protein 239-like; this encodes MSKKFSCEICNESFSQYTMLEEHSEQHNDKKSYKCVYCDKSFPSSLKLSKHIDNEEVRTKSLKCSFCYLTFSEPTCLTIHMLTHTDEKLYKCDFCTERFTTATGAKLHEGLHLTDKPHKCGLCYRSYADASQLAKHFKVHTGIKPYKCDYCDRTFSKSNKRTIHMRSHTGERPYKCAYCNKGFADSDKLNIHIRTHTGEKPYVCEYCQRAFTRSDKRNQHTRNVHKWELAAKFSYRPNQGLQLLKTASSELPCNESNFQLPDSVPNQLAQQDYSAQVGKQMIKSQSQDNDFFQILLTDQNQNSSKHSNQQQIVTSSSSQTPTFSHTSILNSITADKLNSGILSDR